The sequence below is a genomic window from Streptomyces sp. B21-105.
CCAGCAACCCGGGCGTCCCTCGTGGGCCCCGGACGCGTCGCCCCCGCCCCGCCCGCACGCCGCCCGATTCACCCACGCCCCAGCCCTCCCACCCGTCCCGCCCGATGTCGGGGAACGGGTGGGAAAGCCCACAGCCTGTGGACAACCGGACGCCCCTCGAACGGATCGCGTTAACATGACGAGAAATCGTCCGGTACCCGGAGCGGACTGGAACGGAAGGCCGCGTCGCGTGAGTACAGCCCATCAGCCAGACCCGAGGGACCGCCCCGCGCGGCTGGCCGTCGGCGTCGTCGGCGCGGGCCGGGTGGGTCCTGCCCTGGCCGCGTCGCTCCAGCTCGCCGGGCATCGTCCGGTCGCCGTCTCCGGCGTCTCGGACGCCTCCAGGCGACGAGCCGGGCTGCTGCTGCCCGACGTGCCCCTCGTCCCGCCCGCCGAAGTCATGCGACGCGCCGACCTGGTACTGCTGACCGTCCCCGACGACGCCCTGCCCGGTCTGGTCGAGGGCCTCGTCGAGACCGGCGCCGTGCGCCCCGGCCAGCTCCTCGTGCACACCTCCGGGCGGTACGGCGCGAAGGTTCTCGACCCCGCCCTGCGCGCGGGCGCCCTGCCGCTCGCGCTGCACCCCGCGATGACCTTCACGGGCACCCCGGTGGACGTCCAGCGCCTGGCCGGCTGCTCCTTCGGGGTCACCGCGCCCGACGGACTGCGGATGGCCGCCGAAGCGCTGGTGATCGAGATGGGCGGCGAGCCGGAGTGGATCGCCGAGGAGAGCCGCCCGCTCTACCACGCGGCCCTCGCCCTGGGCGCCAACCACCTGGTCACCCTCGTCGCCCAGTCCATGGAGCTGTTGCGCGCGGCCGGCGTCGAAGCCCCCGACCGGATGCTCGGCCCGCTGCTGGGCGCGGCTCTCGACAACGCGCTGCGCTCGGGCGACGCCGCGCTCACCGGGCCCGTCGCGCGCGGGGACGCGGGCACGGTCGCGGCGCACGTCGCGCAGCTGCGCGAGCACGCCCCGCAGACCGTCGCGGGCTATCTCGCGATGGCCCGCGCGACCGCCGACCGCGCGCTCGCCCACGGGCTCCTCAAGCCCGAACTCGCCGAGGACCTCCTCGGGGTGCTCGCCGGCAACCCGCACAGCGCCCCGTCCGACCCCGGCGCCGGCCCGCACGGCGCCGAAGGAGATGCCGGATGACCGCCGCCCTGCTGCGCACCGCCGACGAACTGCACGCACGCCCGCGTGACGGCCGCCGGACCGTCGTGATGACGATGGGCGCCCTGCACGAGGGGCACGCCACGCTGGTGCGCGCGGCCCGCGAGGCCGCCGGGCCCGGCGGCGAGGTCGTCGTCACGGTCTTCGTCAACCCGCTGCAGTTCGGCGCGGGCGAAGACCTCGACCGGTACCCGCGCACCCTGGACGCCGACCTGGAGATCGCCGGGCAGGCCGGCGCGGACGTCGTGTTCGCCCCGTCCGTGGACGAGGTCTACCCGGGCGGCGAGCCGCAGGTCCGGATCTCCGCGGGCCCCATGGGCGAGCGCCTGGAGGGCGGCTCCCGGCCCGGGCACTTCGACGGCATGCTCACCGTCGTCGCCAAGCTGCTGCACCTCACCCGGCCCGACGCCGCCCTCTTCGGCCAGAAGGACGCCCAGCAGCTCGCCCTGATCCGCCGGATGGTGCGGGACCTGAACTTCGGC
It includes:
- a CDS encoding Rossmann-like and DUF2520 domain-containing protein, with translation MSTAHQPDPRDRPARLAVGVVGAGRVGPALAASLQLAGHRPVAVSGVSDASRRRAGLLLPDVPLVPPAEVMRRADLVLLTVPDDALPGLVEGLVETGAVRPGQLLVHTSGRYGAKVLDPALRAGALPLALHPAMTFTGTPVDVQRLAGCSFGVTAPDGLRMAAEALVIEMGGEPEWIAEESRPLYHAALALGANHLVTLVAQSMELLRAAGVEAPDRMLGPLLGAALDNALRSGDAALTGPVARGDAGTVAAHVAQLREHAPQTVAGYLAMARATADRALAHGLLKPELAEDLLGVLAGNPHSAPSDPGAGPHGAEGDAG
- the panC gene encoding pantoate--beta-alanine ligase; translation: MTAALLRTADELHARPRDGRRTVVMTMGALHEGHATLVRAAREAAGPGGEVVVTVFVNPLQFGAGEDLDRYPRTLDADLEIAGQAGADVVFAPSVDEVYPGGEPQVRISAGPMGERLEGGSRPGHFDGMLTVVAKLLHLTRPDAALFGQKDAQQLALIRRMVRDLNFGVRIVAVPTVREEDGLALSSRNRYLSARERSTALALSQALFAGRDRHAAQEALRARAREVPATHARAEALSAIGESRAAADAHAVAKAAPGNPAAVRAAARQILDEALRLDPPLRLDYLALVDPSDFTEIDDDFTGEAVLAVAARVGTTRLIDNLPLTFGAAS